The proteins below are encoded in one region of Nitrospirota bacterium:
- the rsmH gene encoding 16S rRNA (cytosine(1402)-N(4))-methyltransferase RsmH, with amino-acid sequence MEDSRHLPVMSAEVLFWLIQEESRTYLDCTVGYSGHAERILEASGSGSRLIGLDRDAMAIAASRERLARFGDRALLIHGHFVDLKQHLAANGISRVDGILFDLGVSSPQLDEAARGFSFQGDGPLDMRMDQSTGGTAADLVNQWPETQLADVIFQFGEERFSRRIARAIVSARERHPLATTKELVSVIEGSVPAKYRHGRLHCATRTFQALRIAVNQELDCLEPALRDAVDVLSPGGRLCAISFHSLEDRIVKHTFRALSGKEDPLLTVLTKRPQVASSEESDRNPRSRSAKLRAAQRVAMEGHS; translated from the coding sequence ATGGAGGATTCTAGACATTTACCGGTCATGTCGGCAGAGGTCCTGTTTTGGCTTATTCAAGAAGAGAGCCGAACCTATCTTGATTGCACGGTGGGGTACAGTGGGCATGCTGAAAGAATTCTCGAGGCAAGTGGGTCTGGTAGCAGGCTTATCGGGCTGGATCGCGATGCCATGGCTATTGCGGCGAGTCGCGAACGACTCGCGCGATTCGGCGACCGCGCACTCCTTATACATGGGCATTTTGTGGATCTGAAGCAGCATCTTGCTGCGAATGGCATTAGTCGAGTCGATGGGATTTTGTTCGATCTGGGAGTCTCGTCTCCGCAGTTGGATGAAGCGGCTCGGGGTTTCAGTTTTCAGGGAGATGGTCCGTTGGACATGCGTATGGATCAATCGACGGGCGGGACTGCAGCCGATCTGGTCAATCAATGGCCGGAGACGCAGTTGGCCGACGTGATTTTTCAATTCGGCGAGGAACGGTTTTCCCGGCGCATTGCGCGCGCCATCGTGAGCGCGCGGGAGCGTCATCCGCTGGCGACGACGAAGGAGCTGGTTTCCGTGATCGAAGGGTCGGTGCCTGCCAAGTACCGGCATGGTCGGCTCCATTGCGCGACCCGCACGTTCCAGGCCCTTCGCATTGCCGTCAATCAGGAGCTCGATTGTCTGGAGCCGGCGTTGCGCGATGCGGTGGATGTGTTGTCTCCCGGCGGACGTCTCTGTGCGATCTCGTTTCATTCGCTCGAAGATCGGATTGTGAAGCACACGTTTCGGGCGCTCTCCGGCAAGGAGGACCCCCTGTTGACGGTGCTCACGAAGAGACCGCAGGTCGCCAGCAGCGAAGAGTCAGATAGGAATCCCCGGTCGCGCAGCGCCAAGCTGCGCGCCGCTCAACGGGTAGCCATGGAGGGTCATTCATGA
- a CDS encoding cell division protein FtsL, whose amino-acid sequence MKTLTILAGVMLVFVFVWERVDVVRLGYQIERSKSQKILLERERDQLQVKFSSLAAPERIAKVATEKLGMLPPQQGQVMMVHQPMDAPGLSSPPVEQVRLARHVVTGRVNE is encoded by the coding sequence ATGAAGACGCTAACGATTCTAGCCGGTGTGATGTTGGTCTTCGTGTTTGTGTGGGAACGGGTGGATGTCGTTCGGCTGGGGTATCAGATCGAGCGATCGAAGAGTCAGAAGATATTGCTGGAGCGGGAGCGGGATCAGCTGCAAGTGAAGTTTTCTTCGCTGGCGGCGCCTGAGCGGATCGCGAAGGTGGCGACGGAGAAGCTGGGGATGCTTCCGCCGCAGCAGGGACAAGTCATGATGGTGCATCAGCCGATGGACGCGCCTGGCTTGTCGTCTCCGCCCGTGGAGCAGGTTCGTTTGGCGAGGCATGTGGTAACCGGGAGAGTAAACGAGTGA